In Oryctolagus cuniculus chromosome X, mOryCun1.1, whole genome shotgun sequence, a single window of DNA contains:
- the AKAP17A gene encoding A-kinase anchor protein 17A: MAAATIVHDTSEAVELCAALGLFLQPVAKMSISVALPEGAWPGKAISNWEVMERLKAMVPSPPFSALRIAKSTLDFVRFEGELENRALAGAVRARLDGRAIRLSGFPEALRVRAAEARADGPAPGEWEEALPGERPDTLHLQGLPCRWFAERPASGGGGAASGGGTSTSGSGSVTSGGGNSASGGGSSASGGGNTASGGGSTTSGGGSTTAGGGGATSGTPGASDRPSEQVLARVFAAFGEVRRVDIPMLDPYRADAAGRGAHAFSAAGQLHFEAYVQYREYVGFLRAMRALRGTKLLYKGEDGKAVACSIKVSCDATRHLSDAAIRKRQLERQKLQELERQREQQKRREREAEERRRAEERRQKEAAARERARRREEKRARRERRRRRRAARAEAEAQAQAQAQAQQRLRDEVRTEERRLLLAQRNLESLRLVAALLGRAKAAQERKGALARRRRQEAELRRVEAEQRRALGLQRRERELRLRLLGALLGRRPGPPDDKDADAAGAGGRLLGPVLDALRRLGAAAAAGSGRGLGDESGSGPVDAGSGREEVRNGGGPQEQTGSGQEQTGSGPGEAGSGQGNTGAGQGLTVETGSGSGETGSGTKETGSGQGTQDQTSGDTRSGRGLSEEAGRGPRVTGSGPSSKEGVPGSGSGFADDSGRGRGLRDAGSGRNSKDGGPEGGRDPDGAGRGHRSDSGSGRGHADDDARAAGDEARSRRSHRDDPGDSSPAHRRRRRSRSRGGRRERSRDSGGRHGRRRRPSPARRSERSRSPRSPGRRRSSRTR, translated from the exons atgGCGGCCGCCACCATCGTGCACGACACGTCGGAGGCGGTGGAGCTGTGCGCGGCGCTGGGGCTGTTCCTGCAGCCGGTGGCCAAGATGAGCATCAGCGTGGCGCTGCCCGAGGGGGCGTGGCCCGGCAAGGCCATCTCCAACTGGGAGGTCATGGAGCGGCTGAAGGCCATGGTGCCCAGCCCGCCCTTCTCGGCGCTGCGCATCGCCAAGAGCACGCTGGACTTCGTGCGCTTCGAGGGCGAGCTGGAGAACCGCGCGCTGGCCGGCGCCGTGCGCGCGCGCCTGGACGGCCGCGCCATCCGGCTCAGCGGCTTCCCCGAGGCCCTGCGCGTGCGCGCCGCCGAGGCCCGCGCcgacggccccgcccccggcgagTGGGAGGAGGCACTGCCCGGCGAGCGGCCGGACACgctgcacctgcagggcctgCCCTGCCGCTGGTTTGCAGAGCGCCCCGCTTCCGGTGGGGGCGGCGCCGCTTCCGGTGGGGGCACCTCCACTTCCGGCAGTGGGTCTGTCACTTCCGGTGGGGGCAACTCCGCTTCCGGTGGTGGGTCCTCGGCTTCCGGTGGTGGAAATACCGCCTCTGGTGGGGGCAGCACCACTTCCGGTGGGGGCAGCACCACGGCTGGGGGCGGCGGCGCCACTTCCGGGACCCCCGGCGCCTCCGACCGGCCCAGCGAGCAGGTGCTGGCCCGCGTGTTCGCGGCGTTCGGCGAGGTGCGGCGCGTGGACATCCCCATGCTGGACCCGTACCGGGCGGACGCGGCCGGGCGCGGCGCCCACGCCTTCAGCGCGGCCGGGCAGCTGCACTTCGAGGCGTACGTGCAGTACCGCGAGTACGTGGGCTTCCTGCGCGCCATGCGCGCCCTGCGCGGGACCAAGCTGCTCTACAAGGGCGAGGACGGCAAGGCCGTGGCCTGCAGCATCAag GTCTCCTGCGACGCCACGCGGCACCTGAGCGACGCCGCCATCCGCAAGCGGCAGCTGGAGCGGcagaagctgcaggagctggagcGGCAGCGCGAGCAGCAGAAGCGCCGGGAGCGCGAGGCCGAGGAGCGGCGGCGGGCGGAGGAGCG GCGGCAGAAGGAGGCGGCGGCCCGCGAGCGTGCGCGGCGGCGGGAGGAGAAGCGGGCGCGgcgggagcggcggcggcggcggcgggcggcacGGGCGGAGGCCGAGGCGCAGGCccaagcccaggcccaggcccagcagcggCTCCGGGACGAGGTCCGCACGGAGgagcggcggctgctgctggcccaGCGCAACCTGGAGTCCCTGCGGCTGGTGGCCGCGCTGCTCGGCCGCGCCAAG GCGGCCCAGGAGCGGAAGGGGGCCCTGGCGCGCCGGCGGCGGCAGGAGGCGGAGCTCCGGCGCGTGGAGGCGGAGCAGCGGCGGGCTTTGGGACTGCAGCGGCGTGAGCGGGAGCTGAGGCTCCGCCTCCTGGGGGCGTTGCTGGGCCGGCGGCCGGGGCCCCCCGACGACAAGGACGCGGACGCCGCGGGGGCCGGGGGGCGGCTGCTGGGGCCCGTGCTGGACGCCCTGCGCCGCCTCggggccgccgctgccgccggaAGTGGGCGTGGCCTCGGGGACGAGAGCGGAAGTGGCCCCGTGGACGCCGGAAGTGGGCGTGAGGAGGTCAGGAACGGCGGGGGCCCCCAGGAGCAGACCGGAAGTGGGCAGGAGCAGACCGGAAGTGGGCCCGGAGAGGCCGGGAGTGGGCAGGGTAACACCGGGGCAGGTCAGGGACTCACAGTAGAAACCGGAAGTGGGTCGGGTGAGACGGGAAGTGGCACCAAGGAGACCGGAAGTGGGCAGGGCACTCAGGATCAGACTTCCGGAGACACCAGGAGTGGGCGGGGCCTCAGTGAGGAGGCTGGGCGTGGCCCCCGAGTCACCGGAAGTGGGCCAAGTTCCAAAGAAGGGGTCCCTGGGAGTGGGTCGGGCTTCGCAGACGACAGTGGGCGGGGGCGCGGCCTCAGAGACGCCGGAAGTGGGCGGAATTCCAAAGACGGGGGCCCCGAGGGGGGCCGGGACCCCGACGGCGCTGGGCGGGGCCACAGGAGTGACAGCGGCAGTGGGCGTGGCCACGCCGACGACGACGCCCGGGCTGCCGGGGACGAGGCCAGAAGTAGGCGGAGCCACAGAGACGATCCCGGCGATTCTAGCCCCGCCCACCGCCGGCGCCGCCGGTCCCGCAGCCGCGGGGGCCGCAGGGAGCGCAGCCGGGACTCTGGGGGGCGTCATGGCCGCcggcgccgcccctcccccgcccgccgcTCCGAGCGCTCGCGGTCCCCGCGCTCCCCGGGCCGGCGCCGGAGCTCCCGGACACGCTGA